CTATATCTTTATTAAATCATTCATTAAAATTCTGATGATGACCCAGTCAGGACAGGGGAATGCCATTAAGAACCTCTAGGCAGGTTTACTTTATTTAGCCTCCTTTGCACATGAGTACTCAGTCAGTTTTATATGGCTAATTGCTGCTGCTTCTGGCTTACATTTTGCCCAAGAAATCATAAGCAACAAATCTACTGATGGAGAAACTATGTCCAAGAAAAATCTGGTGTGATTTGGCAGCAGCTTGTTCTCAGAGGACCCATGGTGCCCCGTGATGGTTACTGCTTTCTCTTATGTGTGGCCTTAAATCATCTATTAGTCAATTCTATAAATTTCTCCCAAATGGAGGTCAGTTTTATAAATCTGTACTTTGCAAAATCCACACATTGCTCCTTTCCAAAAGTGAAATGACATCTGCCAGTTTCTAGTGTTCTGAACCCCTTGCACATTATCTCAGATTCCTCAGAGGTCACTAGCAATGTTCAACATGGTGCTCTCCAGTTTCCTGTTCTTGAAATGGAGATGTCAGGCAGAAGGCCTAAACTCCCTTGGAAAAGCCCAGCAGTCTCCTGAAATCTTGTAGTtccttgggttttgttttgctctttacaGAGTTTATTTCACACTCTTAATTCAGAAGACTGAATTACTTGCTCATCAGAACAGACATAACTTGGGAAGTCAGAGGCTCTGCTTCAGCCACACCACCCATCACGCCTTGGGCCCCAGGGTGGGCCTGCCATTCTTTGATCTCCTGCTACATTCTAAACATTATTTTCACTGTCCTTGACATTATTTtgcaatttttactttatttggcAGTTTGACCATTCAGATTGTGCTCTCATGGCTATTCTAGTGagcttattctttcctttttcacattttctacaTATGCCTTTTTACTATCTAAGACTATTAGCAAAGGTTTTCAGCTACAtcaacttcattttcttcttttttctcccttcccctgAGGCTGTCTCATCTGCCACCTGCTGTTCCTTGGTttcttactgtcatttctttctgtATATATAACAAAATGATGTAGTGTACAAGAGGACACACTCTTGTGAGGATGTTGCACACAGTATCACTTTTCCAAACATGGAAACATAGACCTACACTAATTAACTTAGTTTTCTCTCCCTAGGTATTGGTGATATTCCGAAATCCTAAAGATACAGCAGCATCTTTGTACCATTTCCACAATGATGTCCCTGATATTCCAAGCTATGGCTCTTGGGATGAATTCTTCAGACAGTTCATGGAAGGACAAGGTATGACTATGGTAAAAGAATTCCTACTTCAACAGAtgaccacataaatacaaagaagcgTAAGAGTTTAaggctgaagaaagaaagaagacaaaggtggGTCCAGGAACCAGAGCTTCTTTTAAATGAAGTTTGAGAGCTCCATAGTTCTGTACATCAAACAACAcattactcttttaaaaataatttggatgATTTACATGTTGACTATGAGACAGAGTGGTCATAGAACAGACATGGGATAAACAGGCCTATACAGTCATGTAGAAAAGCATTTCTATTTAATTTCCCCCAAGTCTCTGTATAACACaatgattttttgaaaaatgacGCTGAGAAACCACACCTGAGATATTTgttcaccagaaagaaaataagctttGTCAGACCATGTTAATGTTTTACTTCTAGTTATTGATAATCACAATTTTATAAGTACCTACTAATGCTGCAGGTAATAAATTAGGTGTTgtatacatgatttcatttaagaCTACAGCAAAGTCTGAGTCAGGCAGTATCAGCCCCactgcacagatgaggaaactaatcCAAAAAGTTAAGTTACCTGCCAATGGTCCCACTGCTTGTAAGTGGCAGAGACTACTTCCATGGGTACAGCGGACCAGAGAGGAATAGATGACTCCTCTTACTAGGGGCTCTGTTGAGTCTTTACCATatagaaggaagaattaatgtcagaTGACCCTAAAGAAGCTCTTGACAGGTCACGCTAAGAGGACCACTTTTAAAGGTAATCGACAAAGAAGTGCTACACCAGCCCACGTGCAAGGGCACAGGGTATGGCTTTGGCTCCTAAGAAAAGACTGAATATCGGGGTTGGGGTGTCggagagaaaaaaagggcacAGAAGGTGCACTACTAAGAGAGCTTTGATTTCATTTCTAACCACTAAGACAGAATGAATAGTTAAAGCAAGTCTGAAACGATACCCCATTAATAGCACAAGAGAACATTTAATGATGAGAAACCTGTCGTCATTGGGACAGTCTGTTTTAAGGAATGTTTGTTTCTCAATCCATCCTTTTAGCCTAATTATTCAATTGACATGGTAAAATGTGGCAGTGATAACTTGGTTGGGCTTACTGCCTTGCAAACTTGTTGAATTCTACTTACGGAGGTAGCTGAATATACTGGAAAACATGGGATTTAAATGGGAGACCTGGATTGGGCTTCATCATTCACAATTATATATGAATcattaatattagataaaataaaatagctacCACTTACTGAGCAAttattacatgccaggcactagATGCTATCCGTAGCACACATTACTTAATTTCCATTCTCATAGGAACCCTATGAGGATAAGGAATAGAAGGGTCACACAGCCATTAAGTAGTAGAGCTAGCACTTAAACCCAAGTTCAAATCACTCACTGCCTGGGTGATTTTGAGCAAGATGTTTGATCTGTCTGAACTTCAGTTCCTTACTTGCAAAGTGAAGATGAGAATATCCACCCTACAGGAGGTAAGGTGTGCAGATAGCATTTTGTTTGGAAGCGCTAGCTCTGGTGTCAgactgacatttttttccctgtgtttttagTTTGTTGGGGGAGCTATTTTGATTTTGCAATTAATTGGAACAAGCATCTAGATGATGAAAATGTTAAGTTCATATTATATGAAGACCTGAAAGAGGTGAGATTATGATTATTAATATTCTATAgcaaaatttattataaatggtAACAAGAGCACTTGCTTATGTCTGGTTGTATGAACAAACATTGTATtcaagtagaaaaagaaaaggactatCTCAGATATGTGGTACAgtgctaagaaaaaaacaaaccatgaATAGGTGCTTAGGTTGtttatttaatagaaataaaataatgcttaACAACCTATTACCAATAGTGactgctttattttccctttaggcTAGATAGCCCAAATTATGGATGGCAAAAACAATAGGTAGATCTCAACTGAGATTTAATTGAACACACATTTGGCTGTGAGTTGATCTTTctatatatgttattttaaaaaatagtttattcaCAAACATTTAGTGCCTCCTTTCTGTTCTAAGGAAGGAGGCAGATAAGACTGGGGCAGTAGGATGAACCAGAGGAGATTAACCAGTGACAACAGAAGTAAGGGGCCTGGGGTGGAGTATGAGGAATGGCGTGGCAGGCCTTTGAAATTACCTTGGCATTCACTGTGAGTGAAATGGGAAGCCACTGTAGGATTTGAACAGAAGAGTGAAAGGAGCTGATGTCTTTACTAGGATCATTCTGGCTAGTGTGTGAGAACATACTGGAGAGGAGTAAAGAGAGTATAAAGAAACCCGTGAAAAGGCTGCAGTAGTCCAGGCAGGGGAAGATGGTGGCTCAGACCAAAAGGAGCAGTGCAGGTGCTGAGAAGTGGTTGAATTCTGAATACAAAAAGCCAACAGGATTTGCTGCTGCATTGGATGGGAGAAAGAGcaatgagagaaaagagaagtcaAACAAGACTCCAATATTATTGGCCTTACCAACGGGGAGGACTGAGTTACCATAATCTAGGTAGGAGATGGCAGCAGGTAAAGCAGGATTGTGGGAATGTCAGGATTTGGGTGTTGGACATGTAAGTTTGAGATATTTATTAGTCATCCAAATGGAGAGGTCAAATAAGCAGTTGGGTATAAAAGTCTTGAAGGCAGAGAGAGTTCTGGGCTGTTGTTATAAATTTGACACATAGAGGCATTTAAAGGCATGAGATTTCATATCTATGTATGTAAGTGTATGGATAGAGAAGAGCAGAAGACCAAGAGCTGAGCCCTGGAGCCCCCCAACCCCCGCCATATAAAGAGTTTGGGAAAATTGGAAGAATCAGCAAAGGAAACTAAGGTGTGGCTAATGAGGTGGGAGGGAAACCAGTCCTGGAACTGCAGTGAAGAAAGTATGTAAAAGAGAAAGGAGTGTGTCAGTTGTTCTCTAACTGAACTGAGTTTTTAACATTAGTCTCCCTGACATTCTTATCAAAGGAAAGTATAATTGAATCCATCCCTTCTGTATTAATGTATTATATTGATACAGGATGTATTATCGTAGTATAAAAGAACATACtaatttagtctttttttctttctagtctagaataatctttctaaaactTGTGCTCCGTGGACTGCCAGTATTGCCCCAgatgttaataattttttattggggGCTGGAAAAAGGTTGCCTGTTCAAATTTATTTGGGATCTGCTGTATTAGATAGCCTGCTCGTTTGAGAGAGTCACATTGTACATTGACATATTAAAGACTGACAGATCCTATAAGGGAAAAAGCTTATCTTTATTTAACACAAAGGATTCCAAACTTATTTGACCTCAACCATTCaccatcctttttttctttttcctcatgaaACATCTATAACCACCGTGAGGTATACTGGTGTTTTGTAGAATACAGTTTATAAAACTGTTCTGGAAGATTCATGAATCTGTACTGGTTGAGGGATTCACAATCTACACAGGTATTTAGACAAGGTGAATTTCAaggtagtttttaatttttacaattctAAAAATTGGACTTTCTTGAAGGAATTAAATATTAGCTGTACATAGAGttcaggagaaaagagaattagAATGAACATGTACAAATACATTAATTTCCTCGCTGGTCTAGATTGgtactttataataaaatgaatatcatCTTAGGTAAAATTCTAACCTACTAATTAATGCTTACTGTCATTATACCCTGAATAGTTGAACAAGAGTCATAAATTGAAACTACAAAATCACTACAGAATATCTTGTAGGgatatcttaaatatttatatggaaGTATGAGTAAGTCTAAAGAGACAAACATGAATCAGACAGTTAGGCTGAAACATTCTAAGAAGACTGTCTTTGCTCAGGGCACAATTCCCATAGAAAGATGTTTAtccattaaaattttgttttcagaatctgGCTGCTGGAATAAAACAAACTGCTGAGTTCTTTGGGTTCTCTCTAACTGGGGAGCAGATTCAAACTATCTCAGCTCAGAGCACCTTCCAGGCAATGCGAGCCAAGTCCCAGGAAACTCACGGTGCTGTTGGCCCATTCCTGTTCCGCAAAGGTAAAAGTTGCATTAGTTTCTGGGACATCCATCCCTTTGCACGTAGTGGGCAATCCAGATAGCTTTGCCTTAACTAAGACAGGatcttctttcctctcccttaACGAGAGTCTGGACACGTTTCAGAGCTAGAACCGGCAGCCCCATAATATCTTTGAGAGTACCAAGTCGCTCCTGTCTTTCTGGTTGTCACCTTGTCATGACAAGAAAACATCTGGAGTTCCACCACTACATGAAAATTAAaggattatttcattaaaataaaaagggaatggCAAGAGACAGAATCACATGTATTAGCTGCATGAACCCCCTATAAAGAACATTGCAGGAAGCCTCACGCAGGGACTTCTCATTGGTTACCTCTCACTGTGCTATTGGCTGAgaaatgtgatttcttttttcatgatTGCCCAGTTAAAATCAGGGTTTTtgttagaaaggaagaaggaaaaaaatgagtattgGACAGGCAACTAGCTGTCTTTGGCACTGATGATTTTCCTAAATTTCATTAAATCATTCTAATTTCTTATGGTAATTTATGATAATATAGCTTAAGGACTggcaggtttaaaaaaattattgcatATGTAATAAAAGTATTATGTGATTTAAAGGCAGAACATCTAACAACAGCTATCATTTATCAGGCATCTATCGTATGTTAGACCCTTTGCTGGGCTTAAGTTTTATGGAAAACAAGATATTAAATCCTTAATTTTACAACTAGGAGGAACAAAGCACAGGACTATTAATTGTCCTTGTCACAAACCTAATCAACAATGGAGTCAGCATTTGAACATAGTCTACTTGACATTACCACATTTTGTCAAATGAAGACCAATATAAAAAAATCCACTATAAGTCCAACATTGAATGTAAATCTGGCTTTGGTTTAATTCCTCACGGTAACCCTGATTTTTATGCTTTATTCGCtttaagggggggggaagaactTTTCTATACATTATTAATCAAATActattcagaaaaggaaaaatctaaaataaggtaaaaatctaaaaatttcaCAATATCCCTTGTAGAAAATtcagaaagcacagaaaaatgTGAGAAAGCACTAAAAATTATCCACGTTTCTCCCACCAGAGGCAGATTTAACTTTCTGGCCTAATTCTTCCAGCCTTACTCTGTGCAGTTGTACATAGTTGATAACATCTGTAAacaattttgtgttttattttattcctttcataTATCTAAGCATTTCCTCAAATCATGAAACTCtctttataaacatatatttcaaTGGTTATGCAACAAGGAATTTACACCTTCAACCCAAATAATCAAAAGAAGTAattccttgacttttaaaaacaaaaaagaaaaacatatcctAGTCTCAGGCAAAATAATAACTTTTTGCAAAAAATTCACTATCTAAGGTCTTAAACAAAACCTTCTGTAAAAGTTTAACTTCTTAAGGGGagtttaatgtatttaaaagacttcagagggggaaaaaaagactgtCAAAGGGTAGAGTTTTAGATACTAGGTATTGGGAGATGGGTGGAAATAGGAGAGTACTGAGGCCAGGAGACCCTTGAGTGATATAAAGAAAGCACATCACCCACCACACAACCACAGGGAAACTCCAAGggatattgttatttttataagaGAAGTTACATTCATTTTTAAGACTAATTTTTTCAGGCATCCAttttcacattttgaaatgaaacaCCGCACCGACAAATggtaaaatcaaaaagaaatattCTAACAGATGTCCGGGTCtgctgtttttttgtgtgttgtagGTGAAGTTGGTGATTGGAAAAATTTGTTCAGTGAAACTCAGAACCAGGAAATGGATGAAAAATTCAAAGAGTGCTTAGCAGACACTTCCCTAGGAGCAAAGCTGAAGTATGAATCGTATTGCCAGCCTTGATTCTGGTCAGTTCAAC
This genomic interval from Manis javanica isolate MJ-LG chromosome 1, MJ_LKY, whole genome shotgun sequence contains the following:
- the SULT6B1 gene encoding sulfotransferase 6B1; translated protein: MAAKSKFVDYIDEALEKSKKTTLSRLFFTYQGIPYPITMCTSETFQALDTFEARSSDIVLASYPKCGSNWILHIISELIFADSKKKYQYPEFPVLECGDPEKYQRMKQFPSPRVFTTHLHYDKLPESLFKNKAKVLVIFRNPKDTAASLYHFHNDVPDIPSYGSWDEFFRQFMEGQVCWGSYFDFAINWNKHLDDENVKFILYEDLKENLAAGIKQTAEFFGFSLTGEQIQTISAQSTFQAMRAKSQETHGAVGPFLFRKGEVGDWKNLFSETQNQEMDEKFKECLADTSLGAKLKYESYCQP